One Oryza sativa Japonica Group chromosome 8, ASM3414082v1 DNA window includes the following coding sequences:
- the LOC4345947 gene encoding probable protein phosphatase 2C 66 — protein sequence MGSCLSSDLPPRAGAGAGASPGWPQRWRRRRQRGVERGGAVSGGGGGVFSIGVGGKKLHHGGGGGGEMTEEELAKVEGRVCVNGASAAACLHTQQGRKGTNQDAMVVWENFNTSDSVFCGVFDGHGPYGHFVAKKVRDSLPVKIRTLWKTSANEDTSSHQNGSISGSVNSEESPVVDDEWGEYADDSEKLPEMFLPLKQSYFKAFKLMDKELKMHPTVDCFCSGSTAVTLVKQGLDLVVGNLGDSRAIMGTRDAANNLTAVQLTVDLKPNLPREAARIQQCRGRVFALQDEPEVARVWLPNNDSPGLAMARAFGDFCLKDYGLISVPQISYRRLTEKDEFIILATDGVWDVLSNKEAVDIVAAAPSRATAARALVDCAVRSWRLKFPTSKSDDCAVVCLFLDHAKSPDLIQENESEEETTEDVAIPDTVAKVDQDIAQGDAHISSEEQITEPALQHSYTLRDVDEIVPVEEPPVSKEPERCGSARSLADCISTNEEEEWSALEGVTRVNSLLNLPRILSGEKRSTSWRKRR from the exons atgggctCCTGCCTCTCCTCCGACCTGCctccccgcgccggcgccggcgcgggagCGTCACCCGGGTGGCCgcagcggtggcggaggaggaggcagcggggggtggagcggggcggggctgtttccggcggcggcggcggcgtcttctccatcggcgtcggcggcaagaagctgcaccacggcggcggaggaggaggggagatgacggaggaggagctcgcgaAGGTCGAGGGGAGGGTGTGCGTCAAcggcgcgagcgcggcggcgtgccTGCACACGCAGCAGGGGCGGAAGGGCACCAACCAGGACGCCATGGTCGTGTGGGAG AACTTTAATACAAGTGATAGTGTCTTCTGTGGTGTGTTTGATGGTCATGGTCCATATGGTCATTTTGTTGCCAAGAAGGTCAGAGATTCTCTTCCTGTCAAAATACGCACACTATGGAAAACCAGTGCCAACGAGGACACTAGTTCCCACCAAAATGGAAGCATTTCTGGAAGTGTTAATTCAGAAGAGTCACCTGTTGTTGATGATGAATGGGGTGAATATGCTGATGACAGCGAGAAGCTTCCTGAGATGTTTCTTCCACTTAAGCAGTCTTATTTTAAGGCTTTCAAATTGATGGACAAGGAACTCAAAATGCACCCTACAGTTGATTGCTTTTGCAGTGGATCAACAGCAGTCACGTTAGTAAAACAG GGATTGGATCTTGTGGTTGGGAACCTTGGGGACTCGAGAGCAATAATGGGGACACGAGATGCTGCCAATAATCTAACTGCTGTACAACTCACAGTTGATTTGAAGCCTAACCTTCCAA GGGAAGCTGCGAGGATCCAGCAGTGTAGGGGAAGAGTTTTTGCTCTTCAGGATGAACCAGAAGTTGCCAGAGTATGGTTGCCAAATAATGACTCTCCTGGATTGGCAATGGCAAGAGCTTTTGGAGACTTCTGCCTTAAAGATTATGGTTTAATATCTGTTCCACAGATATCCTATCGTCGTCTTACTGAAAAGGATGAGTTCATAATACTGGCCACTGATGGG GTTTGGGACGTCCTCTCAAACAAGGAGGCTGTTGACATAGTAGCCGCAGCTCCATCTCGTGCAACGGCTGCCAGGGCTCTTGTCGACTGTGCTGTCAGATCATGGAGATTGAAGTTCCCAACATCCAAGAGCGATGACTGCGCTGTTGTGTGCCTATTCTTAGACCATGCAAAGTCACCTGACTTGATTCAAGAGAACGAGAGCGAGGAAGAAACTACAGAGGATGTTGCAATCCCAGACACCGTTGCTAAGGTTGACCAAGACATTGCACAAGGAGATGCACATATCTCCAGTGAAGAGCAAATCACCGAGCCAGCATTGCAGCACTCCTACACATTAAGGGATGTTGATGAGATTGTACCGGTAGAGGAGCCTCCAGTCTCAAAGGAACCTGAAAGATGTGGATCTGCCCGCAGCCTTGCTGATTGTATATCCACaaacgaggaggaggaatgGTCAGCACTCGAAGGTGTGACGCGGGTCAATTCCCTCTTGAACCTTCCCAGAATACTTTCAGGCGAGAAGAGATCAACCAGCTGGAGGAAGCGGCGATGA
- the LOC4345946 gene encoding pre-mRNA-splicing factor CWC25 homolog, with amino-acid sequence MGMKFLNKKGWHTGSLRNIERVWVAEEKEKEEQRKIQELKKQQDEEREKAAFRKLQEDAGLKPRQERLDFLYESGLAVGKGSSEGFQALQPSAPAAAAAASSSAQASAGSSKAAAPGALFEDKPQSANDAWRKLHTDPLLLIRQREQDAIARIKNNPIKMAEIKKSVEAEKKQKEEKKEKRKHKKRHHHKSKSKRHHSSENSDSEESDGRDERRKSVQASEHKREEKRSRHDKKDHGQDSEDDERRKRRHATSEDDEPRKSQKEKKGQREDSEDDKPKKSRKDRRRHDSEDEEPRRKHQRSEDDEPKRRQSEVSGDDEPRRRRQEMPKHDEYSRRGRSDADDRRGRHYTPSDDRRGRHYTPSDHNSAYPKHDSSDSRHRRPEYGRGNSTSELGSEGQRRQESQQGRNGPTFNRRRGVQHMSEEEREARLRQMQADAEVHEEQRWSRLKKAADDDAKEAASVNANQFRGKNFLEEEKKSIFGTEKGGSATIEESIRRRAYYSQRNAHESNAFRR; translated from the exons ATGGGGATGAAATTTCTGAACAAGAAGGGGTGGCACACGGGGAGCCTTCGGAACATCGAGCGCGTGTGGGTGGccgaggagaaggagaaggaggagcagCGGAAGATCCAGGAGCTGAAGAAGCAGCAGGACGAGGAGCGGGAGAAGGCCGCCTTCCGCAAGCTCCAGGAGGACGCCGGCCTCAAGCC gAGGCAAGAGAGATTGGACTTCCTCTACGAGTCAGGGTTGGCTGTTGGCAAGGGGAGCTCCGAGGGATTCCAAGCGCTGCAACCATCTGCCCCagcagctgctgccgccgcctcttctTCTGCCCAAGCGAGTGCCGGCTCTTCCAAG GCAGCTGCTCCAGGTGCATTATTTGAGGATAAGCCCCAATCTGCAAATGATGCATGGAGAAAACTCCACACTGATCCTCTTCTACTAATAAGGCAGCGGGAGCAGGATGCCATTgcaagaataaaaaataatccaaTCAAGATGGCTGAGATAAAGAAATCA GTGGAAGCTGAGAAAaagcaaaaggaagaaaagaaagagaagagaaagcaCAAGAAGCGCCATCATCACAAATCAAAGAGTAAGAGGCATCACTCAAGTGAGAACTCAGATTCAGAGGAAAGTGATGGCAGGGATGAGAGAAGAAAGAGTGTTCAGGCCTCAGAGcataagagagaagagaaaaggtcAAGACATGATAAGAAGGATCACGGACAAGATTCAGAAGACGATGAACGAAGGAAAAGACGGCATGCAACGTCAGAAGATGATGAGCCAAGGAAGTCacagaaggagaagaaaggacAGAGGGAAGATTCAGAAGATGACAAGCCAAAGAAGTCAAGGAAAGACCGCAGAAGACATGATTCAGAAGATGAAGAACCAAGGAGAAAACACCAGAGGTCAGAAGATGATGAACCAAAAAGAAGACAATCTGAGGTTTCCGGAGATGATGAACCAAGGAGAAGAAGGCAGGAGATGCCAAAGCATGACGAATATTCACGACGGGGTCGTTCGGATGCTGATGATAGGAGAGGGAGACACTATACTCCGTCAGATGATAGGAGAGGGAGACACTATACTCCGTCAGACCACAACAGTGCTTATCCAAAGCACGACAGTTCAGATTCAAGGCATAGGCGACCGGAATATGGACGCGGCAATTCCACTTCTGAACTAGGTTCAGAAGGCCAACGAAGGCAGGAAAGCCAGCAGGGCAGGAACGGCCCTACATTCAACCGTCGACGGGGTGTCCAGCACATGTCAGAGGAAGAAAGGGAAGCTCGACTTCGTCAAATGCAGGCTGACGCAGAGGTCCACGAAGAACAAAGATGGAGCAGGCTCAAGAAAGCTGCAGACGACGATGCCAAGGAGGCGGCATCTGTGAACGCAAACCAATTCAGAGGGAAGAACTtcttggaagaagaaaagaagagcatATTTGGAACCGAGAAGGGCGGAAGCGCCACGATCGAAGAGAGCATCCGGCGCCGTGCGTATTATTCGCAGCGTAATGCCCATGAGAGCAATGCATTCAGGCGGTGA